One region of Glycine max cultivar Williams 82 chromosome 9, Glycine_max_v4.0, whole genome shotgun sequence genomic DNA includes:
- the LOC100817263 gene encoding dirigent protein 19, with protein sequence MASSLHNYVLAILLLAITQFKTTSAGSHHHLQHLKSLHFSLFQHETINKTGYIIVDGIKGGAGVTQTTTPFGTLFAFQDPLTVAANRSSKLVGIAEGTTVTSSLDGLRSISIAKLTLRLKHHKGSLSIVGVTNNVKPSDLPVVGGTEDFMFVQGYISTSPVDLKGLTVVYKIEFHLYWPPYATQAS encoded by the coding sequence ATGGCTTCCTCTCTACACAACTATGTTCTTGCTATCTTACTTTTGGCCATAACCCAATTCAAAACCACATCTGCGGGCTCCCATCACCACCTCCAGCACCTCAAATCCCTTCACTTCTCTCTGTTTCAACACGAGACCATAAACAAAACCGGATACATCATAGTGGATGGTATAAAAGGAGGAGCAGGGGTGACTCAAACCACAACCCCTTTTGGCACCTTATTTGCCTTTCAGGACCCTTTGACTGTTGCAGCCAACAGGTCCTCCAAACTAGTTGGGATTGCAGAAGGGACTACAGTCACATCTAGTCTCGACGGGCTTCGGAGCATTTCGATCGCCAAGCTAACCCTGCGTTTGAAGCACCACAAGGGCTCCCTTTCCATTGTTGGTGTCACAAACAATGTCAAACCCTCTGATCTTCCAGTGGTAGGAGGCACTGAAGATTTCATGTTTGTGCAAGGCTATATTAGTACTTCTCCAGTTGATCTCAAGGGTCTTACTGTTGTCTACAAGATTGAGTTTCATCTTTACTGGCCCCCATATGCAACTCAAGCCTCATGA